caacttccagttataaggtgAATAGATTCTGGGAATCTAATACACAGCATAGTGATTGTAGCTAATAATACTGttttatatacttaaaagttGCCAAGAGAGGAGATCTTGAATGTTCTcaccactaaaaagaaatgataccTCGTTTAGTACACACGATGTGGGAGATCACGGTGAGAACAGCGAAGCACAGagcaggcacacagtggatctgtggcatcttgctgcactgatggacagtgactacattggggtgtgggtggggacttgataatatgggtaaatgtagtaaccacatagttttttcatgtgaaaccttcataagagtgtatatcaataataccttaataaaaaattaaaaacaaaataaacaaaaaagaaatgatacctATGTGATATGATGGAGATATTAGATAATGCCATGTTCCTAATCATTCTGCAATATGTAAGTGTATCAAATTAACATGTTGTACACATTAAACTCACACAATGTTTgtgtcaattatattttaataagcatgcattttttccagttttattaagatataattgataaTTTATAATTGTATGTAACCAATATATTTCAACTATATATaaataaagctggaaaatatacatttattacaTGCATATTCCTCTAGCTTTATACATGTATGTTACTTATAGTtacttaatataataaaatattatatgtgaTATAATTAATTGAtgatatttaattattatattaatatatctgttactatataatacatattacatGCTAttgtaatatgtattatatattattggTGAATATGCAGAGGGAGACACTGGAGGAGGACATGGGAAGATTGGGGGCACACAGTAAGGGCCTCCGAGGTCAGACAGAGGAAGGGACCTGTCAGTCAAGGGCTCAGGGCAATTTATCCAGGAGGAGGTGATTGTTGACCATATATTGTGGAAGAATATTGTGGACTCTCAAAGGTAAAGAAGTTTACCTAATGGGAAAAAGAGGGAGAACCTGAGGGTAGGGACTCCCAATAGGCATAGAATCTGGGAAGAAAatggtgggaaaaaaatgaaccctATTCTGATGTTCTAGACTCCTAAcacagtgtccatcagtacacaGGTGCAGTTTATTTTCAAAATCTGTAATACTTGTAACTGCAGTTTACTgaatgctgtgtgacctgtgcacAGTGCTCAGAGTCTCCAAGTTCATTTTTAGCTACTCATGAAAGGTCATGTTTGGTGAGTGGATACTATCATACTGAGCCTATCAAACAGAAGTTATAGATCTGAAGTAGCCGTTCAAATAAGAGCTACATTTTCCTGATCTGACCACTCTGTGGCTAATGTGGCAATATAAACACTTCAGCCAACAGGTTGATGGAAAAGCTTGGTTGTCACTTCTTAGCAGGGCCTAGAGAAGCTGGTAAGCCTCCTTCCAACTCTTTTTTCCTTCCACCAGCTTAGTATATAGAACAACACGAtgaagccaagagatggaagGAGCCTGAGGCCTGAATCACCACATGGAAGAAGAGTCACCCACTGGTGTAGAATAGCCATCTATATTTTTTGTGTGAGCATTAATAAAACCTACTGCAGTTCAGTCATTATATGATGGGGGCTCTTGGTTAGTGCCATTTAGTCTGTCCTAACAACACACGTTTTAGGCAGAACCAGACAGGCTTATTCTCTTTTGCAACACCCATGTTTTGGACCCAGTGGTCTGTGGCACTGGAGAGCCAGCCTAAGTGAAGCTACTGTTCCTTGCCTAGCCGTCCTCACTGGTCCCAGAGTCTGACTTAGTAGAGGACCTTTCTTGGTGCAAAAGTAAGACAACTGGATTGCTGATTCAACTCTACAAAAACTCCTTTGTACTCTTGGGTAAGTTACGTCTTCGTGTGACTCAGAGAGCAATGAAATGGTCAAATGATAGTGTTTgtggatttgatttttttaaatcctatgTGCAAGGTACTATATTCAGTGCTGTGTACTGTAACATAAGTCAGACACTTTTCATGCTTCTATAGGATTCATAATCTAGCAGAAGAAATCGAAAATTAAATCAGTATAACATAATATGACAAAAACTATGGAGGGGGAAAATATGAATATTGAAGCCTAGCAGAGGGTCTAATGATCCCAACTTGGGGGAATAAGTAAAGGATTCATGGAGGAATTATTCTTTCATGTAAACCCTTAAAGGGGAGTAGAAGTCAACCTTTGTATTCCTGCCCAGCGTGGGAAACAAAGTTAGTGCTCAACACACATTAGTTCTTTATCATTAATCTTGGGAACAGCCTTCAGCAGGAGAAAGCTACGCACCATTAATAAAATAGCTTCTAGCATGTTATCTGGTTCTGAAGAGACTGAGTATCTCAGTAGCTGTTCTCAAACATGCTCATCATTAGCTTGGTGCTGTCATATCCAACAAGACATGAGTTCAGATAAGACCAGATATTTGAAGTAGTACACATGGGATAGGAACAAGCAGGTCCATACTGTACAAGAGAAATACCCAAACAGGTGGTCTAGATCCCTGTGTCACCTGACATTGTCTATGCTGCTCCATCAGCTCACACTTGTGGCCCCAGGGGTTGTTCTCTATCAGCTGATGCAGCAGAAAAATAAGGACATATGGTTCACAGATGTGTTGGGTCTCTAAGTGCCTGTAAGCTGAAAATGCACCATTTCCACACGACAATCCTACAGGTGTGATACTGGAGGTGTTGCTTaaaaggcagtggggacaggaaTTCCTCTCTGTGGACAGAGGCTCTGGTGATCCACCTGTAGTTTCAGTAGAGAGAAGAGGCCTGAGACATCTACAGCCCCCTAAAGAGTGGTGAATGCTTTGCATGTTAGCTAAAGATCTGAAAGAAACAAGCCAGAAACTTGGAGACCAGAAGCTTGAGGAAGATATGTAGGGGTGAGTGGAAGTGGGCACCACGTGTGCATGACTGCAGACGAGGCATGATACACCTGGCTATACTGGATGTCTTGGCCAGTTAATGCAGGCCAGACTCTGTCTTTAGCCACACCAGTGCTTTCACAGTGGACCCAGGACTAGTGTAGCCACAATGACAGAGGGGTTGGTTGTATGTAGGTAGGTCATCAACATAAGCTCACAGCCACCAAAGCTGCTCTGGCTACTGCTGTGCAGAAGGCAGAACCCAGAAGCAGCACAGAGCAGGCTGAGTCCATGATACAGCACCACTTCTCAGGAAGTGAATCAGCCACTTGCTGCGAGTTTAGGACAACAGACCCATGCCTCCTTAGAAAGGGAGTGACTCACCTTGACTGGGATAGACACATATTCTAGGACCATGATTTGGCTTTGCTCTTGTGATGCCTCAGTCAACACCACTATGTCATGGCTCAAAGAACGCTTCGTGTACTGACATGAGATTCCGGGTAATAGTGCTTCAGGCCAATTGACAAATTTGATATCAGAAGAGGTTCAATAGCAGGCCTATAATCACAAGATCTCCACGGTTCTACCCTATACATATCATCCAGAACCTCTCAGCCTGACAGACCTGTGGATTGACCTACTGAAGAAGCATTTAAATTGCCAGATTGGAGGTGCCACCTGCAAACATGGAGCACTTCCCTTCTGGTTGGGAAACATACTTTGAGCCAAAGGCCATTGTGCACTGCATTGTCTCCAATACCAGAATACATGAGTCCAGAACCAAGGGACTGACTGTAAGTAGCCACACTCTACATAATCCCCAGGAAATGTGCAATGTCAGGGTCCACACATCCATCAAGTAAACCTAAAAAACATATACAGACCATTCCACTCAACAGCAACAGagtacatattcttctcaactaTGCATGGTACATTCTCCAGATaaatcatatattaggccacaaaacaagtctaaaTACATTTTTAGGGATTGAAGTCATATAATGATATTCTCCATCCACAATGGAATTACATTAGAAATGGATAGTAGAAGGAAACTGtaaaattcataaatatgtggaaattaaacaacacacccATAAATAAGCAATGAGTCACAGATAAAAACACAACTGAAGTTAGAAAATACtgtaagataaatgaaaacacaatatacCAAAGCTTataggatgcagtgaaagcagggCTCAGAGGGGAATTGAGAGCTGTAAatgcttaattaaaaaagaagaatggtcTCTGGGCATTTATCCATATATACAAAACAATACTGATAAAGGAATATGAATTGGAGGACTCACATTTCTCAATTTCAAAACTTGCTACAAAGCTATGATAATCCAAAGAGTGTAGGACcagcataaggatagacatacagaacaatggaatagaactgagagtccagaGATAAACTCATGCATCTATGGCCAGcagattttcaacaaaggtgccaaACCAACAGTTgtcacttcaacagatggtactgggacCCTGGGTATTCACaagcaaaagactgaaattggacccctatctcataccatacacaaaaattaattcaaattgaTCAGTGACTTAAATACGAAAGCtacaaaattcttagaagaaaacagagaggtAAATCATCacgaccttggattaggcaatggttccttagatatgataccaaaagcacaattacaaaaaaaaagataaattggacttcatcaaaaaatCAAGAAGACAACCCCTACAATGTGGGGGGGAATATTTGAAATTCATGGCTTGATAAGGGtctaatatctagaatatatagagaactcctacaattcaagaagaaaaagacaaacaacccaatgaCAAAATTGCAAAGGActggaatagacatttctccaaagaagatacataaatggtcaccaagcacatgaaaagatgctcaacatcattaattatcatggaaatgcaaatcataacCATAGTTAGATACCACTTCACACGCACATGGACGGCTATAATCCCGAACAATGACAATAGAAAGTGTTGGTAAAGATTTGGAGCAACTGAAATTTTCAGGTAttagtgatgaaaatattcaatGGCTCAACTGCCTGTTAATTCCACCGTGAGGTATagactcaaaagaactgaaaataaataccaaaaataGATCCTAGTACACTAATGTTTATACTGCAATACTTCCACTCGCCAAAGGGGGCTAgaaacacaaatgtccatcaatagatgaatggataaactgtggtgtacacgtacaatggaatattattcagatataaaaATGAAGTGCTAATACATACTACAATATGAATGAACCTCAACAACTACACACAGAACATTTCTTGGTTATGGTGAGAACTTGGCAAAAATTCAAAAGCTTGACAACATATTCTGTTATGAGAAACATACATGCTCACATGGTTGGTGGCAGTACAAAGTGGTACAACCTTTATGGAGTAGAATTTGGAGATATTTAATAAAACTGCACACAAATTTACCCTTAGCAAACAATTACACTTTCAGAATCTATCCTACTGTTACACCTCCAACAATATAGAAAAACGGGCACATGAAAAATTGTTCATTTGGCATGTCAGTAAAAGTAAAATCTCAAAAAAGACATAAATGCCTATATAAAGGAGACTGGCTATATGACTAAGGAGTATGCCCATGGTGGCACAGAATTTAGATGTTAGAAAGGGGAAGTCGCTATGAAGTGCCGTAGAATAATTTTCAGGATATGTAGTTAAGTGAAAACAACAAGGTACAATTAGTGTATTTGGGCCAGCAAAAAGGGAAATTGAGAATTCAAGTAAATGATCTTGGAGCAGGATCTTCTGGTGGAGGTGGTCTTGGCTTCGACCTgagtgctgggagctgggggactGGGATGTCAGCCTGAAGATGCTTATTCTTCTCTAAACAAGGATTGGTATGAGAAGAGAAGGGTAGAGATCCAGTTCTTATGAACACAGATGTGAACTTCCTTAAAAATAGCAAAACTGCACttcacaccaggtaggatggccaacatccaaaagacaaacaacaacaaatgttggtgaggttgcagagaaaggggaaccctcctacactgctggtgggaatgaaaactagttcaaccattgtggaaagcagtatagaggttcctcaaaagactcaaaatagaaataccatttgacccaggaattccactcctaggaatttaccgtaagaatgcaggagcccagtttgaaaaagccatatgcacccctatgtttatctcagcactatttacaatagccaagaaatggaagcaacctaagtgtccatcagtagatgaatggataaagaagatgcagtacatatacacaatggaatattattcagccataagaagaaaacagattctaccatttgcaacaacatggatggagctagagggtattatgctcagtgaaataagccaggcggagaaagacaagtaccagatgatttcactcatctgtggagtataagagcaaagcaaaaactgaaggaacaaaacagcaacagactcacagaacccaagaatggactaacagttaccaaagggaaagggactggggacgatggttaggaagggagggataaggggtgaaagggggcattatgattagcacacataatgtagcaggtgtGGGGGACAcggaaaaggcagtatatacagagaagacaagtaatgattctatagcatcttactacgctgatggacagtgactgtaatggggtatgtggggggacttgataatagggggagtctagtaaccatcatgttgctcaagtaattgtacattaacaataccaaaatttaaaaaatagcaaaactgAACTGAGCAACATAAAAGTGATAATATACAATGATCACATTTGATTACTGGAGAAATGCATGAATGGTTTACTGCTAGAAATCTGAAATGTAATTCAACATTAACAGattaatggagaaaaataatgttATCATCtcaatatatatagaaaaaaactaTAGATAAAATTTCAtgtaaattaatgaaaattttcttgttatgtcaggaatgaaagaggactttcTAAACCTCATACATGATATTTATGAGAAACCTAAAACGGATACTATCCGGGAAGGGGAAACTAGGGAAGCTTTCCCTTTAAATCAGGTACCGGAGAAGAATATATGCTATCATCACTTCTATGCAGTAACGGATGGAGGTCCTGAATGGCACAATGAGGCATTAAAAATCAAATCTGAAGATGAAAAACACAACTGTTATTATTTTCAGATGATGACTGACTACATAGATGAACACATAGGTGAAAAGAACACACCAAGAAATTATGATGAATGGGAGAATTTAGCGAGGTAACTAGTTATAAATCCACATACAGAAGTCATTTCTCTACATTagcaaacaaatgaaaagtaACTTAAACGTTGACAACGCTATGTACAATTCCATTTCAAAAATTCAAGCCTctaggaataaatataatgaaGACATGCCAGAACTCTACATgggaaaaatcataaaaattttgTGAAAGGGCATTAATAAGTGCTAGGTAGGTGAGGGACATAACAAGGTCAAGATAAGGGGATGAAAGAGGTGTCGATCTGAAAACACTCCAGGGCCCTGGGACAGGCCTAGTTGGGAGGTGCTTGGATTTCTGCCAAGCCCTCCGCATTGGCACACAGAGACGGGCACTCACAGCTCCCCTTCCCTTTCCCgccttccctccctgctcctctgaGCCAAGCCAGGCCAAGCCCTGGCGTCCTCAGCCAGGACTTACCCACCAGCCCCATGAAGCCTGTGCGTCTGCTTCAGCTCCTGCTGTTGCTGTTGACTCGTCTAGCCCCGCAGCTGGTGTCTGGAAGTCCCAAGCGACGTTCTACGAGTAGGTGCTGAGTCTGGGCCCGGCGGGAGGAAGCGTCTGTAGAGATGGGAGGATCTGAGGGCAGACAGCCTGGGCACACGGACACCTCGTGTGAAAAAAGTACAGTATTGTGTTCAAGAGGCCAAGTTGTAATGACAGCAAGATCTAAGTTTGAATCCCTGCTCTGCTTACTGAGTTTTCTGGGGCGAAGGTTCTGGGCTTTGGATATTATGTTTGTAGTGGATATAACAATATTGGGATGGCTGGAAGGGGAAATTGAGATAATGCAGGCATAGATCACTGTAAATGCTCTGTAAGTATTAACTGTGGTGAACATTATCAGCCTTCTCATCCAGGTTACTCTGGCTGGCCCTGGTTCCTTCATGGATGCTTGGGCCTATTTTTCAAGTGTTAAAACAGAGAGCAAAATTAAGGTGGTAGCACTCAGACAGGAACCTGCATAATCACAACCTTGGAGGATGTtctggaagggaaggaaagaaagtcttgcattttatttcacattaaaaaaattcagagGTGCCTCTCCAAAGTGGGGGCCAGTTCCAGTTTCTGCACTGACTCAGTGAGCTGTGGGATGACTGGAAGGCCCAGGGTGAGTACTGGACGCTGGTCTCTGACAAACTGTCCACAGCTTGAGCCTTGGTTTCTTCCACCCTATCTTTGGTGCCATTTGCTGTTACAGTTGGAGCCCTGACATCATTTGTTATTTATTCCTTCCAGATCAGCAGGCTCTCCTACAGCCCCCTTCTAATTGCAAACACCTGCACAGCAATAGCTACATCAACAGGAGCTTCTAGAACCCTCCGCCCTAAAGAAAGGGCGAGTCAAAAGCTACAAAATTTAGGGCCTGGCTGGACCTGGATAAAGGGGTTCATGGGGCCCATCCTAATGCCTTGGAGTTCAAAAACAGAGAGAAGTTTGTGACTTGGAGCCTTGGAGCAGGAGCTTCTGGTGGAGGTGGTCTTGGCTTTGACCTGAGTACTGGGGGACTGGGATGTCAGCCTGAAGATGCTTATTCTTCCCTAACAGCAGAAAGTGGGGGCATCCTGGTGCCCTGGCCTCTTCATCAGGAACGACCTGGGAAGCGGAAGCTAATCTTTGCACCCCATTCTGAAATACCCACTCTTCTCCCCAGGAAAGAAGCCACCCCCAGAACTCATTTGTGATTTGGATTCCAGCTTTCTAATACCAGGGCCTTTACATGCTCTACGGTCTTCATCCAAAAGTTTCCCCAAACTTTCCCTTCTACTCATTGTACCCAGGCACAGATAACACAGGGTAGGTCAACCCTAGGATAAACTGTATTTTCAGTAAGAGGCCGTacaacttgctcaagatcacacaatGAATCGGTGCAACAGACCTTACCCACCCGCCCCTTGCTCACCACACACACTGTTCATCCCCTTGGACTGGACCCAACCAGGGTCTGTGGGGACTTGGCATCTGATCGGCAAGGATGGAGAATGACCAGTGGGTGCAGGGGCTCTGCCGAACTCTGTCTTCAAATACCCAAGCCCTGGTTTTACCTGCTGAGAACTCAGAGGAAGGCAGCAGCTAAAGATAAAATCTGATTCCGCTTCTCTGTGACCACACAGGGGAGATCAGGGTGGGTGGTTTCCTGGCAGTTCCTTGGGCTTTCGGAGTTATGAATGTTCCTCCAGTGTTGCTTAGCCTCTTCCCTTTCCTATTCTGTGTTCCAGAGTACATCTTGGAACCTCCACCCTGCAGATCAGACCCTGAAAACTGTACTCAATTCTGTATATTGCAGGAAGATTGCCAGAAAGGACTGCAGTGCTGTTCTGCCTTCTGTGGGACAGTCTGTACATTAAACAAAAATGTGAACCACAAAAGGTAAAGGGCTTCTCAGTCCAGTCCTGACCCTAGGGCTGCTGCTAGAAGCTCAACAGAAGATTCTCTCTTACCAGGCACTATAatggatctcttttcctctctaacCTTCTCCTTCTCTTTGCCAAGAATAATTTCCATAAATGTCCTGATTACAAGACCTTCTTGCACTCCCAAACTACATAATCCTTCACTCCCATAAATCTCTGAATCTGCCCCTCTGAACACGTTCACAGACCCTGCCCTGCTCCAGAATCCACCTTTTTGCTGGGGCCTGGGATGCTCTCTGGAGCTGCAAAGTGTCATCAAAATCTCTACAGATTTGCTCTGTATTTGCTTGCCCTATTTCACCTAACACCATCCTTTGGCCCCCAGTGTTCCTGGGCTCGGAGATCCTCCAGCCCCAGGGAAGCTTTGGTGAATTGCCTGGGCACGAGCACTGGCCTCAAGCCTACTGAATGGGGAGCACTCCCAGGTCAGAGAAAGGTCATTAGAGGGGGATGGATGAGACATGCGGCTTCGAACCCTACCTTGCAACCATATGTTTCTATGACCCTGGAGTAAGACAACTCcccatttttgtccttctttttctcataGATAAATGGGGGCTCTTTTTTCCAGCCTTCCAAGATTGTTATAAAGTCCAAATGAGGTCTCAAAAGACCCACAATCAGAAGGCTCAGCCAGTGAGCTTCTGAACTGTCCTGTTCTCTGCCATATTCCCTACCCTAAGCACAAAACCCAGCAGACGAGGCCAAGTGCAGAGTGAGGACGTATGGGGCCCCGAGCCCAAGACCTGGacgtcctggctctgccacttcttaGCGAGTGACCTCGGGCAAGTCAATCACCCTCTCTCAGTCAGCAGCTTCACATCTTCAAGACTGGAACAATGATAGCGAAATGGAAACACTCTGAACATTGCTTGCCACATATTAATGACTCAGTAAATTCTAGCAATTAAGCAACCAATTCTTTCTCAAGAGACTGGCCTTTGTGATTAAACTCCACATTTTTTAAGGCTTTATATTGGAATGCAGAAGCATTAAGTAGGGCTCTTTTTTGTCACTGGGTTCTTTGAAGTTCTGCTTTCTCTGTGGCCAGAAAACTTAGCTTCATGGTCTAGTTTTAAGGAAGaaagtaatagaaaataaaaaagcatatctctaagaacaaaacttcaccagataatatttgcaaatatttttcgtCTCCAGGCCCAAACAAAGGCACTAGGGGTAGGTCATGGCTGGCAGCTGAGGCATGTTTCCCAGAGGATCCTGTAAGTATCAGGGGCTGGCCTGGCATTCCCCGTGTGGTGTTCCCTGTTTTCCTCCTCTAGTTTCTCCAGGCGCACCAGTATTCCCAAAAGGTCAGAAGAGCCTTTTGTCATCCAGATTGCGTTCTCCTCCCATATGCCCCTCCTGGGGCTATGTTCCCACCCTGGGGCATAAGGCAGGCCCAGTGAGTTCTGCCACACAGCAACCTAAGGAGGTAACCACGGCCCAGACGGAGCACAGGACACTCAAATCTGAGCCTTTGCCAGGCAACAAGCTCTGCCAGCCTGAGGGTTAACAGCGTTCCAGGCAGGGAGTCAAGGTGAGCCCTTCGCCCTCTGTGGGGCCTCGGTCAGCACACTCTACATCTGACAGCAACCATCAGCTTTCTCCTGTGAGAGGTGAAGAGGACATCCATGCCTCAGGGTTTGGGAGGATTACTGGAGGCCATGTGGGCATCGCAAAGACTCGGCAAAGGTCAGAGGCTGCCAGCAGCTCATTCTTTCTAGGTTCCAGAgttttcccctttaaaaaaagGGATCATCTTTATTATCTTACCAATATTACAAGAAAGGTGAGCAAAATGGGTGTCCTCTGCAGCTCCACCACCAAAACAAAGTGACTAGTCATAGCTTGGCAGATTTTTTTCCAGActgtttggggaaaaaataagGCGCTGAGGATCTTCTAAAGGTCCTTCTGAAGTCATCAGAATTTCCACATTAGAAAGGTGGTATTTCAGCTTAGACAGTCCTTTTATTAACCTGTACAAAGGAGTTTGATAAATGGTAGCAAGTGTAGGCCAGTAGAGTCTTAAGTGCATCATTATCACTTTCACCCTTGCTCAAGCCCAGGTGAATCAGCCACGTTAACTTCCTCTCCACCTTGTATGTGATTAACCAATCAGGCCACACACTGGCCATCCATCAGTGCATCAGCATTGTTACATAATCTTCAGCCCATGCAGCAGAAAGGCACAGAGCTCAGAGTAAGAACCCAGGAGCTTTACCCAGGTGAAAGGCGAGCTAAAGGCGCGACTCTCTGGGTATTTTTGTTGCAGTTTCCGGATTACATGGCTACAGGTGTAGGAGCCTTAGTAAGCCTCATCGCCATGCATTCATTGCCCAAAGAGGCAGACTTCATCTTAGACAGGCAGGAAAACATTGCACGAACCTGAGCATGTCTTCTGTGGAAATGGGCACCCTGTCCCTTTTATCTTCTGAAAGACTCAGCCAAGACTGTATCTTCTGATGTATCGAATTAACTGTTAATCCGCATGTCAGATCCTGCAGCCTGTCCTCTGCAGAAAGTTTCCCCTCAACTGACCGTTACTGCTCTGGAGACCTGGTGTGGGCCAGGGAGGTCTGGTGAAGTAGGGGATAGCACCAGGGAGGGCCTGAGAAAATTGCTGATCTCATTCTCAGAAAACAGAGTGTTGGGCTTCCTGTGGCAAGCTGGCACAAAGGACAGAAGAACTGAGGCCGACCTTGCCACCATCTTCCACCAAAGCTGGGCTCTGGTGGGTGTTGTTAAAATGTGAACATTTGAGCCACGACATGCTTCCTATGACGTGGTCCTGACAGCAACCATACACCCAGTTTACAGACAAGGACCGTAAAGCAATACACTTTACGTATCATCCGGTCAATGGCGGAGCTGGAATCTAAAGCCAAGGCTGGGGATGCCTTCTTCCCGCGGGACTACCACCTTGAGTGGCTCTGTTCACTTCTGCTGAGGggattttcacattttcttactTCCACTGTAATTTTCCACTGATGTTCTTCCCCCGGCTTTCGACTCAGGCCTCCGAACTCCCTCCTCATTCCCTTTTACACTCAGGAAGCTGCCTCACTTAGCTCATTCTCTCTCCGAGGTCCCATGCCCTTTCTCCCTCTATGCTCTAAATCTAGCTCTTCTCTCTGCCCAGATTCTTTCTCCCACTTTCCCTATGAGAGTGGAGAGGCGATACAGTCCTGCAGGACTCAGCCTTTAATCTGTGGGATCTGATGACAtttccaggtagatagtgtcagaatttagTGAACTTGTAAGAC
This sequence is a window from Manis pentadactyla isolate mManPen7 chromosome 5, mManPen7.hap1, whole genome shotgun sequence. Protein-coding genes within it:
- the WFDC13 gene encoding WAP four-disulfide core domain protein 13; the protein is MKPVRLLQLLLLLLTRLAPQLVSGSPKRRSTKYILEPPPCRSDPENCTQFCILQEDCQKGLQCCSAFCGTVCTLNKNVNHKSFSRRTSIPKRSEEPFVIQIAFSSHMPLLGLCSHPGA